The Anabaena sp. PCC 7108 region CAAGGTTTTGAGCAATCAACGGATAAGCTTTATCTCGATCTTGCTGTCTTGAACTAAGGTTAGGGAGCTAGAGCGTTACCCCGAATTAAGCTACCAATGGTTTTGGCAGTAATTTTTAGTTGGGTGATAGGATTAGCTGGAACCACGGTTTTATACAAGTAACTATCGAATGTTAGTTTTTGTACATCCATGTCACCACACATCTCTACAAATGCCTCACGGGTAGCATCGGAACGATAGAAGACACTTTGGAGAATGTCTAATACCTTGTAGGTGAGTCCGTATTTCTTATCCCAACGCTTCAGGTAAATCTTGAGGTCGCCTTCTGTGGGAATTCGCGCACCACTGTTGGAAGCTTCGACAATGGTTTCAGCACACATCCGCCCTGATTTAGCGGCAAAATAGATACCTTCTCCAGAAGACTTGGTAACATAACCAGCCGCATCTCCTACTAAAGCTATACGTCCCACAACACGACGAGGACGGGGATGTTCGGGAATGGGATGCGCTTCTACTTTGATGATTTTACCGCCGGCTAATTTTTCAGAAGCACGGGCGCGGATGCCGGCTTGCAGGTTTTTGATACTGGCTTTGTTGACGTGCATTGTACCAGTACCTACTGCTACGTGGTCATACTTGGGAAATACCCAAGCGTAAAAGTCAGTAGAAACATCATCGCCAACGTACATTTCGGCGAGGTCGTTATAGTAGTCCATTTTGTCTTGGGGTAGACGAATGCGTTCTTGGAAAGCGATCGCATAATTATAATCCCCTGCATCCATTTCCTTAGCAATGCGGGAATTTGCACCATCAGCCCCGATTACTAAATCCACTTTTAGGGTTTTGCCAATCCCCTGCGCCCCACCTTCTGTATGGTCAACATAATGAATGGTATAGGGGTCTGAGTTATTTGTGGGTATATCAAGTTTATGAACTGTGGCATTAATTAAAATTGCGCCTAATTTGGCCGCCCGGTCGCGGAGGAATCCATCCAGCACTTCCCGGCGGCACATTCCTATATATTCATCTTCATTTATTAAATTGATATCAACCTCACGATTTGAAGGCGAAATCATTTTCATCTTCCGCACTCGACGGTCGATGATTTCTGGTGGTAGGTCAAATTCACTCACCATACAGAGGGGAATGGCTCCCCCGCATGGTTTGGCGTTATCGAGCTTGCGCTCAATTAGGTAAGTTTCAATTCCAGCTTTTGCCAATGTCTCAGCGGCAGATGAACCAGCTGGGCCTGAACCAACAACTGCAACCCGTAGTGTCAAAGGTTTTCTCCCAATCTTCACATTTACCCAAAGCATCGTATCACGGTATTTTGGTTGATTTGGCGCTTTCCCTTCAGGTTTTGAGAAAAATGCAATATTCCTTAATATTTCGATATAAAAACTGAGGTTAAAAACCGTCATTAGGATTTATGACTAGATATTAGTTGATGGTAACTAGAAGAATTAACTATTTCATACAGACCTGAAAAAATATGCAAGTTTCAGTTTGGGATTCTTTTACTAGAAAAGTTGGTGTTTCCGCAATTACTGGGTATCAACAACATATTTCCCCTTATAAAGGCTTTACGTGCGCTCACCGAGTTTTGTATGGTGGTGATTCTTGCTCTGGTTACATTAAGCGGGTAATTGCTCAGGAAGGGTTAAAAGCTGGATGTGCCAAGTCCCGTGTGAGATTTCAAAGTTGTAAACAAGCAAATAGAATTCTCAAATCCCAAGCGGAGGAACTAGAACCACCAACAACAGATGAAGATCAGCAAAAAAAGAAACCTCAGCCAATTGCTCCCAAACCATCTTGTCAAAATAATTTTGATGCTGTGGATTTAGGAATTAATTGTGCTGAAATAAGTGGTGATTGTCCAGAAATGCTGAATCTGGTTGATTGTAGTTCTCTAGAATGTGGTGCTATGGATTGTAGTGCGGTTGATTGCAGTTCTCTAGATTGTAGCGTTGCTGATTGTAGTTTTCTCGATTGTGGTGGTTGTAGTTGGTAATTTTCTGCAATCAATTCTGAATATGATATAAATATACAGTAGTCCTACCCGTAAACCGTAGATTAATAGCAGAGGTATAAAACCAGTGGGCATAGTAGTTGAGAATGTCTCTAAGCAATTTGGTAGTTTCCAAGCCGTTGATCAAGTGAGTTTAGAAATTAACAGTGGTTCACTGGTGGCTTTACTCGGTCCATCTGGGTCTGGTAAATCTACCCTGCTGCGGTTAATATCCGGTCTAGAAATGCCCGATAGTGGCAAAATATTATTGACTGGGAAGGATGCAACATATCAAAGTGTGCAAGAACGAAATATTGGCTTTGTATTCCAGCACTATGCTCTATTTAAGCATTTAACTGTGCGACAAAATATCGCCTTTGGTTTAGAAATTCGTAAAGCACCGCAAAAGAAGATTAAGGGAAGGGTCGAGCAGTTATTAGAATTGGTCCAATTAAGTGGATTAGGCGATCGCTATCCGTCACAACTTTCTGGTGGACAAAGACAACGGGTAGCCTTAGCTAGAGCATTGGCTGTAGAACCGAATGTATTATTATTAGATGAACCATTTGGCGCATTAGATGCCAAAGTCCGTAAAGATTTACGCGCTTGGTTACGTCGTCTCCATGATGAGGTTCATGTTACCACAGTTTTCGTTACCCACGACCAAGAAGAAGCAATGGAAGTGGCAGATGAAATCGTGGTGATGAATAAAGGCAAAGTTGAACAGGTAGGGACTCCAGCGCAAATTTACGACCATCCTGCGTCAGCATTTGTGATGAGTTTTATTGGACCTGTAAATGTTTTACCCAGTTCTTCCAAGATTTTTCAAAGCAGCGGTTTCGATTCGGTTAACCCAGAAGTATTTCTGCGTCCACAAGATGTAATTGTGGAAAGAGTTGCTAACGGTACAACCGCACCTGCTAAAGTTAACCGTGTGATTCATTTGGGTTGGGAAATTCAAGTAGAATTAGCATTAGATGATGGACAAATGGTGACAGCGCATTTAACACGTGATCGCTTTGATGAGTTAAAATTAAAACCGCAAGAACGTGTGTATGTAAAACCCAAAGATGCTAAATCTTTCCCACTTTATTATTCTATTTAAAGGAATTTCCAAACTAAATCTAGGAGCATGGTTTAGGTTGCATTAGTAAAGAATTGTCTCCCTTTTGACCTGCTCCATTTTCCCTATAGTCCCCAAGAAATAAACTATCAACCTTAGAGCTGATTATATCAAGTCTGTTTAATTGCTGATCAAAAAAACTCTCCTCATTAGCTCTAATAATAAGTGTTCAACCTGACAAGATATTAGGGGTTGAACATTCGATATTGGGTAATCGAATAGTTTTAATACCAATATCATAATCTATACACTGATAACATCAACCAATAAAATTGACATAATGAAGTTGACAAAAATAGTAAATAGTCAACTGAAACATTCTATGGCATTTGATACTGTTGGTGCTGCTGTCGGTTTTGTTACTCATACCACGAATCGCATTATATCAGCGTTTATTAACCAAACTCTTGTTCAGGAAAATATCGTTAATTTACCTGCTAAAGTTCAAGAAGTTAGACAAGATCAGCGAGTACTTCAGGCAGAAATTGACTATTACAATCGTCGAGAAGCCAGAAAAAAAGAATTCTTACAAATTGAAAAAACAGGTTTAGATGCAGATTTACCAATTTCAGCAGATCAAGAGGTAAAGAATGCAAGATTACAGCAAATTAAGCAAGAAGAAATAGAAGATAGGAGCAAGTTAAGCGTCTTATATCTAGACTTAAGTAGAGAAGCAACTGCTAATGAAATTGGTATTAAACAGAAAGAAATTCAGGGAATTTTTGACCAGCAGAAGTGGCCGGGTGTGTTAAGTCGTGATGAAGCACAAAGAATTTTTGTAGATGAACAGAAGAAACCACGGTTATTAATGTTAGTTCCTCCTCCAGATATTAGCGATGACTTTCCTATATCATTCCGCGATAGTCTCAAAAAAGAAATCCGTAATCAATTAAAACTATTTTTAGAGAAGTATTATCCACTTGGTAGTGATTTCTGTCCTGTAGAATTTTATGGTAAATATTTTGAGCGCTCAGTTTTTGATGCTGAAGTCAAGCAGTTAGAAACGATTTTATCCGCCGTACCAACAGCCATTATTTACACTGATATCACGGACCATGAAGTTTACTTTAATGTGAGATTTTGGGGACTACAAGAGCCAGTATCTTTATCCTTTGAACCTTTGGACTGGGAAGAACTCAAAAGACAACTTGAGGAAGCAGGAAGTGATGAAACTAAGAGTTTGCGAACAATTCGACAGACTATTGTGATTCTGCACAAGCTATTAGCAGCATTTTTAGCAGATTGGTATTACCTGAATATCAACCCTAATTATGAACCTCAGTTATTTAACTTAAGTTCAGATTTTCCTTCAATATGGACTGATAAAATGATGGAAAAGCTCAAATTAATTAGGCAAACATATAGAAATATTTATAACAATGAATTGAAAATATTAGCTAATTCTCAAAAAGAAAGACCAAAATTTTGGCGCTGTGTGAATACACTTTACGGACATTCAGATCATATTTTTTCTGTTGCTGTCAACCCAGATGGCAAGACTTTTGCTAGTGGAAGTGCAGATAAAAGCATTAAGGTTTGGAATATAGAAACTGGTGAAATAATTCATACTTTAACTGGGCATTCAAACTATGTTCGCTCTGTTACCTTTTCCCATGATGGCAAGATTATTGCCAGTGGTAGCGATGACAAAACATTTAAACTATGGCATTCTCTAAAAGGTAAAACATTTATTGAGCATTCAGATGGTGTAAATTCAGTTGCTTTTAGTCCTGATAGTCAAACTTATGCCACTGCAAGTTTAGATAAAACAGTTAAAATATGGGATTTAATCAACGAAAAGTTAATTTATAATCTGATTGCACATGAAAATTCTATTAACTCGATTGTCTTCAGTATTGATGGTCAACATCTAATTAGTGCTGGTTGTGATCAAAGTATCAAAATATGGAATGTAAGAACAGGCATGGTAGATACTACCATTGCCGATCATTCAGAGTCTATTAACACTATAGCTGTCAGCCCTGATGGGAAAACTTTTGCCACTGGTAGTGACAATAACACAATTAAACTTTGGTATCTGGCTACGGGAGAGCTTATTAACACATTTGCTGGTCATACCGATTGTGTAAATAGTATTGCTTTTAGCCCTGATGGTAAGACTTTAGCGAGTTGCAGTAATGATAAAACAATTAGGCTTTGGCATCTAGAGACCAAAGAATTGATTAATACTCTTGTAGAACATTCATTAAATGTTTATTGTGTAGCATTCAGTCCAGATGGAAAGACAATAGTTAGTGGCAGTGCTGATAATACTATCAAAATTTGGCAGTATAATTAATATTGTCAAGTTTTGATGCTGCTAAAGCTGGAATTAAAATTGCATAACTTGGATTTCATGAAGCTCGTTAATCACCACATCTGCGCCTTTAACATTACTTGAATTACCAATCCAAGTAATCCCAATACAACCAGCGGCTTTAGCATTACGTGCCATTTGCATATCACCAATGGAATCACCTACCATGAGTGTTTTACATGGGTCTACTCCCAAAAGTTGGCAAGCTTGCAAAAATAGTAATGGATCTGGTTTACTTGGGCCTTCATCAACTCCCATTTCTAGTTGAAGATAATTGCCTAACTGGTGATGAGCAACAAATTCCCCCACATCTTGGCTTGTGGCTGCTGAGAGGATGCCAAGTTTTAGACCTGCTTCTGATAGAAACTTCAGCGCCTCTAAGCTACCTACAAACAACGGTGAAGGAGTTTTATCAATGTATTGTTCAGCTTCGATTAAAGCTTGACGGGCGATTTTTAAAGAATCGAACCATCCTCGACCTGTTTCAGCTATATATGCGGCGGCGGCAACTTCTGTTTCTCGGCGACTGGCTACTGCTAGTAAACCAGCGGGATCTAATGTATTGCTATTAATACCAAAAGCCATCAATAAAGGTTCCCCAATTCCGGGAATTTGTGCATCTATGATCCGTGCGCCTCTTTGTCCGAGCGATCGCAAATATGCTTGTGAGTCTTCTAAAGTACCATCTTTATCAAATAAGATTGCTTGAATATCAGAAAACGTGATTTCTCTACATTTAATAGTTGCCATGTTATAACAGGAAATAGGGAACAGCTTTAACAGTCCTTTTGTCTTTGAGTTTTATAGCAGGTGACAGAGGATAGATGACAGTATGAAAAGTCTTTTGCTATCTAGGTTTTATAATCAGTTGGTGTCCTAACCACCTTGGCAGTTGCTATAAATGGTTTCAGCATAAAAAAAGAGGGAAAATCCCTCTTTGTTAAATGCTTTGATGCTTTAAGTTGCAAGTAATTACAACTGAAAATGCATTACTCTTCAATAGCTGCTGGGATCTCTTCATCAGCTTCAGTGGCTGGTGGAATTTCTGCTATGACTTCAACGGCTTCCACTGCTTCCACTGCTTCCACTGTTTCTACGACTTCAACTGCTTCAACTGCTTCCACTGTTTCTACAGCTTCTACAGCTTCTACAGCTTCTACAGCTTCTACAGCTTCTACAGCTTCCACAGCTTCTACTGTTTCTACAGGTGTAGCCGTGATACCCTGTTGTTTCGCTAACATCTGTTCCCTATACTTAGCTGCCATTTCTTCGGCCTTATCATAGACCAAATCACGGTTTTTAATCATGTCACCAGGTTCAGGTTCTAACTGTTTGGTAGACAGGGAAATCCTTCCTCTTTCTGCATCTAAGTCAATGATCATCACTTTCACTTCATCATTGACATTAAAAACGCTGTGAGGTGTGTCAATATGCTCGTGGGAAATTTCCGAAATGTGGAGTAGTCCACTAACACCACCAATGTCGATGAATGCACCGTAGGGCTTAATACCGCGAACAGTACCAATTACTACTTCACCAACTTCCAAGCGGTTCATCTTGCGCTCAACTAGCGCTCGACGATGAGAAAGAACTAAGCGATTACGTTCTTCGTCTACTTCTAGGAATTTCAATGGTAGTTCTTCCCCTACCAATTCTTCTTTAGGTTTGCGGGTACTAATATGGGAACCGGGGATAAAGCCGCGTAGTCCCTCAATTCGTACTAATGCACCCCCACGATTAGTAGCAAATACACCAGAACGGACAGTAGCATCTTCTGCCTGTAATTGGCGTACTCTTTCCCATGCCCTCATGTATTCAATACGACGAATGGAAAGGGTTAACTGACCATCTTCGTTTTCATCAGTGAGGATGAAAAATTCCCGTGTTTCATTTGATTGTAAGACTTCTTCCGGGCTATCCACCCGGTTAATAGACATTTCCTGTATAGGTATGTATGCTGCTGTTTTAGCACCGATGTCAATCAGAGCGCCGCGCGGCTCTATACTGAAAACTGTACCTGGCACAACATCACCAGGGCTAAAGTGATAATCGTACTTATCGAGTAGAGCAGCGAAATCTTCGTGAGTAAATCCAATTTCTGTAGCGGTTAAGTTCTGATTGACCATGCTGATTTGTTCCTGGTTCTGTTCTCCGTCAAGTTTTTGCCACAATTAACAATGTGTATTCGACTGTCTGCTGCTAATCAAGAAAAGCAGTTTCTTGCTTTACGGGGAGTCTAATGACTTTACCCACCACAAGCATCCATTGTCTGTCCCACAACGGGTAAGGGCTTTTTTTAAAGAAGTTTACACTTACACCTTTGTTTATCCTAGCGCAGAAGAGCTAGGTTCACACATATGAACTTCCAGATAGGATATTATATCACATATCAAAAAGTTTTTCAGTAGTTGGCGGTGGTAGCCTCATCAGTTTAGCAAAAGACACTCGCAAAATTATCCGTTGCTACCTAAACAGGCGGCAACGGATAGAATCTTTAGATTGCTTTACAAATCTGGTAATAGAAATCTACTTATCTTTTCTCTCAAAGCGGGGGGGTTCGCGGAATGCGATCGCAAAAAAGAGAACGCCTATTGCCAAAGTCAAAATCAAGATGTATGCAACACTTTCCATATTACGAGTTCCTGTTTATCCAGCCAGTAATATTAGTGTACCAAGGACTGGGATTAGGTGCTGGGTGATATCCCAAAATTCCCAATTCCCAGTCCCCAAAAATTAGAGGGCTTCTTTCCGGCGGGTTGATTTATCACCCACTTTCTGGAATAGACCCCATTCTACTTGCTCTTCTAGATCTGCTTCCACACCAGCAAACACATCTCGGTAGATTGTCCGAGAACCGTGCCACAGATGTCCAAAGAAGAACAACAGAGCAAATACGGCGTGACCAAATGTAAACCAACCTCTAGGAGATGTACGGAATACACCATCAGAGTTTAAGGTTTCCCGGTCAAATTCAAATATTTCGCCACCTTGAGCCTTACGGGCATACTTCTTCACATCAGCAGGATCTGTAAAGGTTTGACCATTCAGATTGCCACCGTAGAAGCTAACAGTAACGCCTGTTTGCTCAAAGCTGTACTTAGATTCTGCCCGACGGAAGGGGATATCAGCGCGGATAACACCATCAGCATCAGTCAGAATTACTGGGAAGGTTTCAAAGAAGTTAGGTAGACGACGTACTGTCAGTTCCCGACCTTCAGAATCTTTGAATACCGCGTGACCTTGCCAAGATTGGGCAATGCCATCACCCTTAACCATTGGTCCTGTGCGGAACAGACCACCTTTGGCGGGGCTATTGCCTACGTAATCGTAGAAGGCCAGTTTTTCTGGGATTTGTGACCAAGCTTCTGTAAGGCTTGCACCTTGTGCAACACTAGTTTGCACACGGCGTTCAATTTCCTGATGGAAGTAGCCTTGATCCCATTGGTAACGGGTGGGTCCAAACAGTTCAATAGGGGTGGTAGCGTTACCGTACCACATAGTACCAGCAACTACGAAAGCGGCGAAGAAAACCGCTGCGATACTGCTGGAAAGTACTGTTTCAATATTCCCCATCCGTAGGG contains the following coding sequences:
- the yidD gene encoding membrane protein insertion efficiency factor YidD — translated: MQVSVWDSFTRKVGVSAITGYQQHISPYKGFTCAHRVLYGGDSCSGYIKRVIAQEGLKAGCAKSRVRFQSCKQANRILKSQAEELEPPTTDEDQQKKKPQPIAPKPSCQNNFDAVDLGINCAEISGDCPEMLNLVDCSSLECGAMDCSAVDCSSLDCSVADCSFLDCGGCSW
- the psbB gene encoding photosystem II chlorophyll-binding protein CP47, encoding MGLPWYRVHTVVLNDPGRLISVHLMHTALVAGWAGSMALYELATYDSSDPVLNPMWRQGMFVLPFMSRLGVTQSWGGWSVTGAQATDPGFWSFEGVAAAHIVLSGLLFLAAVWHWVYWDLELFRDPRTGEPALDLPKMFGIHLFLSGLLCFGFGAFHLTGLFGPGMWVSDAFGVTGSIQAVAPEWGPAGFNPYNPGGVVAHHIAAGVVGIIAGLFHLTVRPPERLYKALRMGNIETVLSSSIAAVFFAAFVVAGTMWYGNATTPIELFGPTRYQWDQGYFHQEIERRVQTSVAQGASLTEAWSQIPEKLAFYDYVGNSPAKGGLFRTGPMVKGDGIAQSWQGHAVFKDSEGRELTVRRLPNFFETFPVILTDADGVIRADIPFRRAESKYSFEQTGVTVSFYGGNLNGQTFTDPADVKKYARKAQGGEIFEFDRETLNSDGVFRTSPRGWFTFGHAVFALLFFFGHLWHGSRTIYRDVFAGVEADLEEQVEWGLFQKVGDKSTRRKEAL
- a CDS encoding HAD family hydrolase, with translation MATIKCREITFSDIQAILFDKDGTLEDSQAYLRSLGQRGARIIDAQIPGIGEPLLMAFGINSNTLDPAGLLAVASRRETEVAAAAYIAETGRGWFDSLKIARQALIEAEQYIDKTPSPLFVGSLEALKFLSEAGLKLGILSAATSQDVGEFVAHHQLGNYLQLEMGVDEGPSKPDPLLFLQACQLLGVDPCKTLMVGDSIGDMQMARNAKAAGCIGITWIGNSSNVKGADVVINELHEIQVMQF
- the chlP gene encoding geranylgeranyl reductase, with translation MTLRVAVVGSGPAGSSAAETLAKAGIETYLIERKLDNAKPCGGAIPLCMVSEFDLPPEIIDRRVRKMKMISPSNREVDINLINEDEYIGMCRREVLDGFLRDRAAKLGAILINATVHKLDIPTNNSDPYTIHYVDHTEGGAQGIGKTLKVDLVIGADGANSRIAKEMDAGDYNYAIAFQERIRLPQDKMDYYNDLAEMYVGDDVSTDFYAWVFPKYDHVAVGTGTMHVNKASIKNLQAGIRARASEKLAGGKIIKVEAHPIPEHPRPRRVVGRIALVGDAAGYVTKSSGEGIYFAAKSGRMCAETIVEASNSGARIPTEGDLKIYLKRWDKKYGLTYKVLDILQSVFYRSDATREAFVEMCGDMDVQKLTFDSYLYKTVVPANPITQLKITAKTIGSLIRGNALAP
- a CDS encoding photosystem II reaction center protein T codes for the protein MESVAYILILTLAIGVLFFAIAFREPPRFERKDK
- a CDS encoding sulfate/molybdate ABC transporter ATP-binding protein, with translation MGIVVENVSKQFGSFQAVDQVSLEINSGSLVALLGPSGSGKSTLLRLISGLEMPDSGKILLTGKDATYQSVQERNIGFVFQHYALFKHLTVRQNIAFGLEIRKAPQKKIKGRVEQLLELVQLSGLGDRYPSQLSGGQRQRVALARALAVEPNVLLLDEPFGALDAKVRKDLRAWLRRLHDEVHVTTVFVTHDQEEAMEVADEIVVMNKGKVEQVGTPAQIYDHPASAFVMSFIGPVNVLPSSSKIFQSSGFDSVNPEVFLRPQDVIVERVANGTTAPAKVNRVIHLGWEIQVELALDDGQMVTAHLTRDRFDELKLKPQERVYVKPKDAKSFPLYYSI
- a CDS encoding WD40 repeat domain-containing protein → MAFDTVGAAVGFVTHTTNRIISAFINQTLVQENIVNLPAKVQEVRQDQRVLQAEIDYYNRREARKKEFLQIEKTGLDADLPISADQEVKNARLQQIKQEEIEDRSKLSVLYLDLSREATANEIGIKQKEIQGIFDQQKWPGVLSRDEAQRIFVDEQKKPRLLMLVPPPDISDDFPISFRDSLKKEIRNQLKLFLEKYYPLGSDFCPVEFYGKYFERSVFDAEVKQLETILSAVPTAIIYTDITDHEVYFNVRFWGLQEPVSLSFEPLDWEELKRQLEEAGSDETKSLRTIRQTIVILHKLLAAFLADWYYLNINPNYEPQLFNLSSDFPSIWTDKMMEKLKLIRQTYRNIYNNELKILANSQKERPKFWRCVNTLYGHSDHIFSVAVNPDGKTFASGSADKSIKVWNIETGEIIHTLTGHSNYVRSVTFSHDGKIIASGSDDKTFKLWHSLKGKTFIEHSDGVNSVAFSPDSQTYATASLDKTVKIWDLINEKLIYNLIAHENSINSIVFSIDGQHLISAGCDQSIKIWNVRTGMVDTTIADHSESINTIAVSPDGKTFATGSDNNTIKLWYLATGELINTFAGHTDCVNSIAFSPDGKTLASCSNDKTIRLWHLETKELINTLVEHSLNVYCVAFSPDGKTIVSGSADNTIKIWQYN
- a CDS encoding 30S ribosomal protein S1 — protein: MVNQNLTATEIGFTHEDFAALLDKYDYHFSPGDVVPGTVFSIEPRGALIDIGAKTAAYIPIQEMSINRVDSPEEVLQSNETREFFILTDENEDGQLTLSIRRIEYMRAWERVRQLQAEDATVRSGVFATNRGGALVRIEGLRGFIPGSHISTRKPKEELVGEELPLKFLEVDEERNRLVLSHRRALVERKMNRLEVGEVVIGTVRGIKPYGAFIDIGGVSGLLHISEISHEHIDTPHSVFNVNDEVKVMIIDLDAERGRISLSTKQLEPEPGDMIKNRDLVYDKAEEMAAKYREQMLAKQQGITATPVETVEAVEAVEAVEAVEAVEAVEAVETVEAVEAVEVVETVEAVEAVEAVEVIAEIPPATEADEEIPAAIEE